DNA from Helcococcus ovis:
TAATCTAATATTTTTTAATTTATTATCCAGTTGTGAAAATCTAGGTAAAACTTCATTAAAAGCCTCTACTTCTTTTTCATAAAATTCGTCTCTTGTATCGATTGAATTTCTAACATACGCAATTGTATAATCTTGCGAAAATTGACAGGAAATATCTTCAATATTTTTTAATGCATCAAAATATTCTTCACTTGTTGTTGAATTCTTAGCTTCCTCCATGTATTTATCTAAATCTGATAATACTTTTTCAAAATCAGGTCTTGTATATTTTATATCCTTAAACTTCATAACTACCTCTTTTTATTTCGTTTAATATTTCTCTTAGTATTAAATCTTCATTAAAATCGTATTTTTCTTTCAATTTTTCTATTTGATATTTTTCTAATTTTTCATTTAAATTTAATGGCCTTGCAAAATCTGTTTTTCCATTTTCTAGCTTATATAATAATAAACTTCCCTCATTGATAAGATTTATAGCAAACTTTCTTAATTCATCATTGGAATTATTTAACAAAACATTCCATCTTTTTATATTTTTAGGAACATATAATTTATTTGGGAGTAATCCAATATATCTAACTGAAAGATTTCTTATTGTCCCTCTTACATTTAAGCTTTTATCTGTAATTGAACTGCTTATAGGTGACATCTTTAATCCGCTTAAAGGCCCATTTAATGATATTAAATAATCCATTCTGTATTTATTTATACCAAGCTTCAATATTTCATCATCTGAGATTTCTGTATCATCCATTTTCCTTAGATTTTTTATCCTATTTCCTTCATCTTCATTTAAGTCAATATCGTATTTTATATTTCCAAAAATATCAAATGTAGAATACTTAAATTTAATTCTTTCAGGATTAAAAGAAATGTTAATATCATCAGGGTAAAACTTATTGAATACTCCTGCTGACCATTCAATATATTTCTTTAAATCAGATCCCAAAATGTTATATATAGAAATTTCCCCTCCGGAATAACTATATGAATTATTTATATTTTTTCGCTTAATCTCTCCTTTTAGAATCACTGGATACGGGTTATCTAAATGAATTGATACTACGTCAGCACCACTATAATCAAGCATTACGTCCAAAAAGAAATCTGTAACTTTCGTTTGAGCAACTCTTGTTTGAGCTATCCCTTTGACATCATCATTTTCAGATAAATCCTCTGAAGTATACCCTATAAACTCATTTGCTCTTTCTCTCAATTCTTTATGATATTGAGCTAAGATATCTTCAATTTCCTCATCAGATTCTATTTCATCATCAATTTTTATAATTGATGGTCTTATATCTTCTAATTTTTTACTATCTATATCAAAAGTTAAATCCAACCTGCTTAAACCTTCAGCATGATACCCTGGTTCAAGAAAAATTGTATTATTTATCTTTTTGTTAATAATTTGATGCATATGCCCACCAAAAATCGCATCAATTTTTTCCGCACCTTTTACATTATTTAATAAGTCAATAATACCGGTATTTTCAATGTCATTTTCATTAAAATCACCCATATGGAACAACCCTATCAAAGCGTCACATTCTCCCACTTCTTTCAGAAGTCTTTCAAGCTCAAAATCTGCATCTATTACGTCAAAATTTTTTAAATTACCACGTTTAGCTTCAAATTTTCTAACTAAAGGTGTATTTAAACTGACAAATCCAATTCTGATACCTTTAATATTTTTATAATATACACCATTCATAAATCTCATAGTATTTTTCTTTCTATAGAGATTTCCCATCATTGAAACTCCATTAAATTGTCTAACTACATCAATTAAATGATCCATTCCAAAGTTAAATTCATGATTTCCCATATTATAAATTTCATATTTCATTTTATTTATAACTTCAATACCCGGATATTTTTCTCGATTAATAAAATATTCAGCACTATTACCTTGAATTAAGTCTCCATTGTCCATCAATACAACATATTCATTTTCTTTTTTCAAAGATTTAACGTATGTTGAAACTCTTGATAATCCTCCCTTTTTAGAATATTCATCTTTAGAATAATCCCAGGGCATATAATATCCATGAACATCACTAGTACACAATAGAGTTACTTTTAGTTTATTTTTCATATTTCCCCAAAAGTCTAATTACTAAATTTTAATTATTTTTAGTAATTCTTTAATTTTTTACTTTATCAATTTATCTAATTTATCAACTAATTCTCTAAATGTTTCTAGAGATTTATTAACTGTTTCAGGATTTGACATATCAACTCCTGCAATCTTTAATTGTTCAATTGGGAAATGATTATCCCCATCTTTTAAGAATTTAATATAATTTTCTCTGGCATTTTCAACACCTTCTAATACTCTTCTTACTAAAATTGAAGATGCTGTAAATCCGATAGCATATTTATATACATAAAAATTTGAATAAAAGTGAGGTATTCTCATCCATTCATAAGCTATTTCTTCATCTGATACCATTGAATCTCCAAAATATTTCTTATTTAATTCAAAGTAAATATTTGAAAAATCATCTTTTGTCAATACTTCGCCATTTTCAATCTTATGATGAACATCTCTTTCAAATTCAGCAAACATAGTTTGTCTAAATACTGTTGACTTATAGTTATTTACATAAAAATCTGTTAAGTATAATAATTCTTCTTCACTTTCAGCTTTTTTCATTAATAAATCTAATAATAATGCTTCATTAAATGTTGATGCTACTTCTGCAACGAAAATTGTATACCCTGAATGTAAGAAGTCATTTGTGGATCTATCATAATAACTGTGTAATGAATGTCCCATTTCATGTGCTAATGTAAATACACTACTTAATGTGCCATCAAAATTCAATAGTATAAATGGTTTTGTATCATAGGAACCTGATGAATACGCTCCATTTCTCTTTCCAGGTCTTGGTTCAACATCAATCCAATTTTCTTCAAAAGCTTTTTTATAGTTATTTACGTATTCTTCCCCCATTGGTTTAACTGATTCTATAACTAATTCTTTAGCTTCCTCAAAAGTATATTTCTTTTCAAATTTACTTGTCATCGGCATATATACATCATACATATGTTGTTCATCCAACCCTAATGCTCTTTTCTTAATTTCATAATATTTGTGTAAATATGGTAAATTAGTATGTATTGATTCAACCAAAGCATCATAAACTTGAGTACTTACATCATCTCTATACAAAAACATTTCTCTTATGGAGTTATATTTTCTTAATTTTGAAATTTTACCCAATCCATCAATATGTGAATAATAGGATTGAGCTATTGTGTTTCCGTATTGATTATATGTATCATAAAACTTCTTAAATGATTCTTTTCTCAATTCTCTATTTTCATCCATTTGAGTATTTACAAAATTTATATTTGTAAGTTGCTTATCAAATTTTTCTAAATATGGAAATTTCATATCAGTATTAGTTAAAAAATAATACAAATTTGCTGATGTTCTTAATGTTGAACTTAATGAGCTCATTATCAATTCTTCTTTATCTGATAATGTATGAGCTTTATATCTAAAAATTTTATTTAAATATACATCATAGGCTTTTAACTCTTCTTTATTCTTCAATTCTTCTATTTCTTGTTTATCTAAAGACAATAAAAGAGGGGTTAAAAATGCGAATACTGTTGAAATTTTTGAGTTTAAATTAGAAACTTCCTTATCTAATTTTTGAAAATTAGATACATTTGAATCCTCATCTTTTTTCATATGTGAATATGCTGCCAGTTTATATAATAATCTTGAAATTTCAACATCCTTTTGTAATAATTTTACTAAATTTTTTTTAGGTTCTTCTTTCAATGATTTAACTTCTTCCAATAATTTTTCAATATTTTTTATTTCATCTCTTGCTAAATCATCGTTTGAATAAATTGATTCCAAATCCCATCTTAATTTTTCCATAATTCCTCCTATGAATCCATTTCATCACTGTAAAAATATCCTTCTCCCCATTTAGTTTGAATATATCTATCAGTTTGTGTTGATTCTAATTTTTCTCTAAGTCTTCTAATATGAACATCAACTGTTCTAATATTTGATTCTTCTATATCTTTCCATAAAGAAGCAGCTAATTCTTTTCTAGAAAATACTTTTCCTTTATTTGAAACAAGAATAAATAGTAAATCAAATTCTTTTCCTGTCAAATCCAACTCTAAATCATCCACTGTAACTTTTCTACCTAATATATTAAACTTAAACTTATCTTTAGCCATAGAGTTGTCAGCCTCTTTCACAATTTTTATTGTTTCAGTTTTATTAGCCCTACTTCTTCTAAGTACAGATCTAATCCTTGCTTTCAATTCAAGTAAGTAAAACGGCTTGATAATATAGTCATCACATCCATATTCTAAAGCTAAAACTATTTCATTAGGCTCTTTATTATTAGACACAACTATAGTTGGTATATTAATAATTTCATTCATTTTTCTCTTCAAATCCAATCCGGTTCCATCTTTAAAAACCATATCCATGATTACAAGATCATATTCATTCTTTTGTATAGAAAATAATGCCTCCTTAATTGTATTTGCTGAAAAAATTTCATATTCTTCAGATTTAAAACTGTAAATAAAATTATCTATAAATTCCTGATCTGAGTAAACTAAAAGTAATTTCACTGTAATACCACCCCTTTTTATATGTTAAATGAATTATAACATAAATGTAACATTTTACACAAATAAAAAGTTAACCTTTTCAAAAAACGAAAAGATTAACTTCTTATTTTATGAGATTAAAAATTTAATCCATTCATATTTGGTGATGTTTGATTTAATTCCTTTTCATCAAAACTTTCAGTAATTGCGGCTTCAGTTGTTAATATCATAGACCCAATAGATGATGCATTTTCCAATGCAGATCTTGTTACCTTAGTAGGATCAACTATACCCTCTTCAATCATATTTACATATTTATTATTTAAGGCATCATATCCTATTCCCGCATCTAAATTTTTTACTTTATCAACTATAACCGATCCTTCAACTCCTGCATTTTCAGCAATCTGTTTTGCCGGATATTCTAAAGCTTTAGAAATAATAATTGCTCCTGTTTTTTCATCACCTTCTATTGTAGAAATATATTCATCTAAATATTTTATAGAATCTAAAAGTACAGTACCTCCTCCAGGAACAATACCTTCTTCAACTGCTGCTTTTGTAGCTGCAAGGGCATCTTCAATTCTAAGTTTTTTCTCTTTCATTTCAACTTCAGTAATAGCACCAACTTGAATCAATGCTACCCCTCCCGACAATTTTGCAAGTCTGGATTTATATCTTTCTATATCAAAATCAGAGTCAGAATTTAAAATGTCATTTTTTATAGAATTTATTCTATTTTCTAATTCTTCTTTTGAGCCTAATCCATCTACAATTGTAGTTGAGTCCTTATCAACATTAACTTTTTTAGCACTTCCAAGCTCGTCTAGTTTTACTAATTTCAAATCATCATCTAACTCTGATTTAAATACCTTAGTTCCGGTTAATATTGCGATATCTTCTAATATTTTTATTCTGTTTTCTCCAAAGCTTGGTGCTTTTACAGCTACAACATTAAATGTTCCCCTAATTTTATTTAAAATTAATGTTGTCAAAGCCTCTCCTTCAATATCTTCCGCAATAATTAATAATGGTTTTGAAACTTCAACAATTTGTTCAAGTATAGGTAAAATTTCTTGTATATTTCCTATTTTTTTATCAGTAATTAAGATATAAGGATTATCTAACTCAGCAATTTTTTTATCAGCATTTGATACCATATATGACGATAAAAATCCCTTATCAAATTGCATTCCTTCTACTATTTGTAAATTAGTTTCCATTGTTTTAGACTCTTCTACAGTAATTACTCCATTTTTTCCAATTTTTTCCATTGCCTCTGCAATTAATTCACCAATCTTCTTATCAGCTGAAGATATAGAGCCTACTTGTGCTATAGAATTTGTCGAATCAACAGGTATAGAAAATGACTTTATTTTTTCAACCACTAATTGTGTTGCTTTCTTTATACCTTTTTGTAATATTATAGGATTTGCCCCAGCTGCAATATTTTTAAGCCCTTCTCTAACTATAGCTTGAGCAAGTATAGTAGCTGTTGTTGTACCGTCTCCTGCAACATCATTAGTTTTTATAGAAACCTCTTTTAACAACTGAGCTCCCATATTTTCAAATTTATCTTTTAAATCTATTTCTTTCGCTATAGTAACTCCATCATTTGTAATAAGTGGTGCTCCATATCCCCTATCTATAACTACATTTCTCCCCTTAGGTCCTACAGTTACTTTTACAGCATCTGCTAATTTGTTTATTCCGGCCTCCAAAGCCTTTCTTGAATCAAGGCCATATTTAATTTCTCTACTCATAAAAATCTCCTATTCTTCAATAATAGCTAATATATCTTCTTTATCAATTACTATGTATTCTTCTTCTTTTTCTTTTACAATAGTTGCTTTATATTTTGTGTATAAAACCCTGTCCCCTAATTTAATATCATTTAAATTTTCTAAATCTTTTGATATCTCTATAACCTCTGCAAAAACTGGTGTTTCTTTAGAGCTTTCAGGAATAATTATGCCTGATATAGTTTTCTCTTGTTTTTTTAATGATTTTAATACCAATCTGTTTCCTATAGGTTTAATTTTCATATTTCCTCCTTATCACTCAATCATTTTATTTGCTAATAAAATTATATCACAAAAAAAGGAAAATAATACTACTTTCCAATTTTATTTTCTCTTGCGTAATAAAACAAATATTGCTGAGCATATCCTCTAAGTTTTCCAAAATAATTTGTACCTTCTTCTAAAATTTTACTATTAGGTAGAGTATTTCCAATATACAAAGTTTCCATTAATCTTTTTACCCAAACGTCGACAGGAAATGTTTCACCTCTTGCATATCCAAATAATAATATACAATCTCTAACTTTCGGTCCTATACCCGGAACTGTCAATAGATTATTGCCCAATGTGAGGTCATCTAAATTTTCATCAAAAATTTCCGGAGTACCTATATACATTTCAGAGCAATCAACTATCCTTGTATTCCTAAATCCAACCCTGCATATTTCTTTAACTTCTTCAGGGTCAGCTTTTGCTAAAACTTCAGCTTTTGGAAATGAATAATATTTATTACCTTTATATTCTTCGATAAATTCTCCGTAATTTTCCGATAATAATCTTATTGAATTTTTTATCCTAGGAATTTGATTGTTAGCTGAAATTATAAACGAAATTATCGTTTCAAATTTTTCCTGATTTAAAATTCTAATACCATATCCAAAATTCATGGCATCTTTAAGACTATCATTTTTAGAATATGCTCTTGTGAGTTTTAAATCATTTTTCAATTTAGAATAATCTCTATTCAAATCAAAATAATTATGCCAAATATTTATAAAATCATTTTCCGAAGAATTAAAAACAATTAAATCTCCATTTACATCATGTTTTAATTCTATAACTTTTCCAAATGCTATAACAATATAGGATTGATCTTGCGTTTTTTCCCATCTAAATGCTTGTCCACATTCAAAAATATGAGTTAAATTGAAGTCCTTAAGCCCTTTAATTAATAAATAATCTTCTTTTTTTTCTATAATATATTTCATCTTACTCCACTTCCACAGCATGTACCACAAATCTACCTTCTAATGTTTCATTATCACATGTTGATAATGTTAAAATCTTAGAATTTTCCGTAAATTTCGGTTCATATTTAAACTTGTTAATTGATTTATTTTTTACTTTATTTAAGTATTCTACCCATTCATCTTTATTTCTATTCGCTTGAATATAATAATCATTTACATCTGAGTAATAAGCTGTAAATATCTTATATTCATGATAACCTTGCTCTGTATATACTTCTATTATAAATTCATCTTTAGAATTAACAATATCTTTATTTTCTAATGTTAATAAAAGCTTAAACATCGGAGCATACATTTCAGGATTAGTTCTCAAATTATGTCCAAAAATAGTTGTATTCATATCAGAAAAATCAGGATTATTGTATCCGTTGACCATCAAAGTTCCGGGCCTTGACCAATTACCATCTAAATCACTAAAAAGATATGTCTCATTATCTTCAAATAAATAAGTAGCAGGAAAATTAACCTTAAAGTCCTTAGCTTTTATAAATGCTTTGATATCCTTATTTCTTTTTTTTAAATCAGCAATAATTTTTTTCGCAAGTTTATCTTTTTCTTTTTTTGAAAGTTCTTTTCCTTTGTTATTAACCTCTATATCTTTTTCAATTTTTGTAACTTGTTCAGATACTTCATTTAATTTTTTTGTAGATCTATAATTTTGATAATAATATGTTCCTATTTCATATACACTATAAATAATAATTGCAACTAATATAATTTGCACTAATGTCAAAATAGTTTTTTTAGCTTTTTTCATCGCATTCTCCATTTAACTTTTTAAAATATTATATCACATATTATCATAATTAATAAATATGTACAAAATGGGTAGAATGAATATAATCTAGAGTTGTAAAATTTTCTTTAATTATATTTACATTTTTTTCATCCCATAAATATAGTCTAAAAATGATTGATTGTCGATTTTGAATTCAACCACCGCACGATTAAAAAAATATGAGATAAGAAAATGTAATATCCCCTTATTTTTAGGAATATTTCATAATTTACTCTATAAATAAAATTCATTTAATTTTTGATGCTTAATAAAATAAATTCCACCAACAAACATAGATAACGGTAATATCGTCATTACATACATAATATTATCAGTAATAATAATTCCAGCAATATAACTTCCTAAAGGCATAGCTACAGCTATTAAGGAATCTACGGTTGAATTAACTCTTCCTAACAATTCTTCCGGTGGAACAATACGAAATATACTACTAAACCCTATATTGTAAATGGACATTGCGAAATATCCAATAAAAAATAGTGCAAGATTTAGATATATATTTCTTGTAAAAATCGCTACAAACCATACTACTCCATTTAATAATAAAAGAAATCCCAATAAATTTGATTTACTAATTTTTCTTATAACATAACTTGATACTATACTACCAATTATCCCACTAATACCTTTAACACTTAGAAGTAAACCATAGTAAACTTCACCATTAAAATATATTTTTGAATATATAGGATATGCAACAGCCTGTATAGCATTAAAAAAATTTATAATTAAGAAAATTAATGTAACATCTCTTAATAAACTATTATTATTAACAAAAGTTAAACCTTCCTTTAATTCTAATTTATATTTCTTAAAATTATATTTATCTTCAGTATTATCAACTTTTGTTTGAAATTTAAGTTTAACACCTGATAATACCAGTAACGATAATATAAATATCAATACATCATATCTAAATAAAATAAAAATGCCAAAACTAGCAATAATTATTGATATTATAGAATTCAAAAAAGAATCTAGAACTTTACTAGAAAATTCAAATATAGAATTTGCAAACAATATTTCATTTTTATCAACAATTTTAGGGATTAAAGTCCCTTGAATTACATAACTAAAAGTGCTAGCTGTTGTAGAAATAAAAATTATGAATAATAATATACCTATTGACAAATATTGATTAAATAAAATAAAAAATAATAAACAAGAAATTTGTGTAAAAATAGATATATATAATAATTTCTTTGTACTGAATTTATCTATTATTGGTCCTAGAAAAAATATAAAAATATCTGGAATTAATGTTATTGAAAAAAACAAGCCAAGAAAATAACTATCCTTAAAATTGTTATTAATATACCACAACATACTCATATAGAAAATACTATCTGCAATATTTAAAATTAAAACTAATAATAGTAATCTATAAATTTTTTTCATATATATCTCCTCTAACTATCTCATCAATTAAAAATTTAAGTTTATTAGGTAATTTTAAGTATAATGACTCACAATTTTCTAGATATTTTTTTGCGTAATCATCTTTTTTTGATAAAGCAAACCCATTATCAATTAAACAATATTGATAATAAGATAAATTATAACCTAAAATATTTTTTAGCTTATTAACCTTAAGCTTAAGACTATCCGTTATTTTGTTTAAATTTAATGGTACATAAAAATCTATCATTCCTCCATTAAAAATCTATAATCCTCTTTGATCTAA
Protein-coding regions in this window:
- a CDS encoding bifunctional metallophosphatase/5'-nucleotidase; the protein is MKNKLKVTLLCTSDVHGYYMPWDYSKDEYSKKGGLSRVSTYVKSLKKENEYVVLMDNGDLIQGNSAEYFINREKYPGIEVINKMKYEIYNMGNHEFNFGMDHLIDVVRQFNGVSMMGNLYRKKNTMRFMNGVYYKNIKGIRIGFVSLNTPLVRKFEAKRGNLKNFDVIDADFELERLLKEVGECDALIGLFHMGDFNENDIENTGIIDLLNNVKGAEKIDAIFGGHMHQIINKKINNTIFLEPGYHAEGLSRLDLTFDIDSKKLEDIRPSIIKIDDEIESDEEIEDILAQYHKELRERANEFIGYTSEDLSENDDVKGIAQTRVAQTKVTDFFLDVMLDYSGADVVSIHLDNPYPVILKGEIKRKNINNSYSYSGGEISIYNILGSDLKKYIEWSAGVFNKFYPDDINISFNPERIKFKYSTFDIFGNIKYDIDLNEDEGNRIKNLRKMDDTEISDDEILKLGINKYRMDYLISLNGPLSGLKMSPISSSITDKSLNVRGTIRNLSVRYIGLLPNKLYVPKNIKRWNVLLNNSNDELRKFAINLINEGSLLLYKLENGKTDFARPLNLNEKLEKYQIEKLKEKYDFNEDLILREILNEIKRGSYEV
- the pepF gene encoding oligoendopeptidase F codes for the protein MEKLRWDLESIYSNDDLARDEIKNIEKLLEEVKSLKEEPKKNLVKLLQKDVEISRLLYKLAAYSHMKKDEDSNVSNFQKLDKEVSNLNSKISTVFAFLTPLLLSLDKQEIEELKNKEELKAYDVYLNKIFRYKAHTLSDKEELIMSSLSSTLRTSANLYYFLTNTDMKFPYLEKFDKQLTNINFVNTQMDENRELRKESFKKFYDTYNQYGNTIAQSYYSHIDGLGKISKLRKYNSIREMFLYRDDVSTQVYDALVESIHTNLPYLHKYYEIKKRALGLDEQHMYDVYMPMTSKFEKKYTFEEAKELVIESVKPMGEEYVNNYKKAFEENWIDVEPRPGKRNGAYSSGSYDTKPFILLNFDGTLSSVFTLAHEMGHSLHSYYDRSTNDFLHSGYTIFVAEVASTFNEALLLDLLMKKAESEEELLYLTDFYVNNYKSTVFRQTMFAEFERDVHHKIENGEVLTKDDFSNIYFELNKKYFGDSMVSDEEIAYEWMRIPHFYSNFYVYKYAIGFTASSILVRRVLEGVENARENYIKFLKDGDNHFPIEQLKIAGVDMSNPETVNKSLETFRELVDKLDKLIK
- a CDS encoding response regulator transcription factor → MKLLLVYSDQEFIDNFIYSFKSEEYEIFSANTIKEALFSIQKNEYDLVIMDMVFKDGTGLDLKRKMNEIINIPTIVVSNNKEPNEIVLALEYGCDDYIIKPFYLLELKARIRSVLRRSRANKTETIKIVKEADNSMAKDKFKFNILGRKVTVDDLELDLTGKEFDLLFILVSNKGKVFSRKELAASLWKDIEESNIRTVDVHIRRLREKLESTQTDRYIQTKWGEGYFYSDEMDS
- the groL gene encoding chaperonin GroEL (60 kDa chaperone family; promotes refolding of misfolded polypeptides especially under stressful conditions; forms two stacked rings of heptamers to form a barrel-shaped 14mer; ends can be capped by GroES; misfolded proteins enter the barrel where they are refolded when GroES binds), coding for MSREIKYGLDSRKALEAGINKLADAVKVTVGPKGRNVVIDRGYGAPLITNDGVTIAKEIDLKDKFENMGAQLLKEVSIKTNDVAGDGTTTATILAQAIVREGLKNIAAGANPIILQKGIKKATQLVVEKIKSFSIPVDSTNSIAQVGSISSADKKIGELIAEAMEKIGKNGVITVEESKTMETNLQIVEGMQFDKGFLSSYMVSNADKKIAELDNPYILITDKKIGNIQEILPILEQIVEVSKPLLIIAEDIEGEALTTLILNKIRGTFNVVAVKAPSFGENRIKILEDIAILTGTKVFKSELDDDLKLVKLDELGSAKKVNVDKDSTTIVDGLGSKEELENRINSIKNDILNSDSDFDIERYKSRLAKLSGGVALIQVGAITEVEMKEKKLRIEDALAATKAAVEEGIVPGGGTVLLDSIKYLDEYISTIEGDEKTGAIIISKALEYPAKQIAENAGVEGSVIVDKVKNLDAGIGYDALNNKYVNMIEEGIVDPTKVTRSALENASSIGSMILTTEAAITESFDEKELNQTSPNMNGLNF
- a CDS encoding co-chaperone GroES; this translates as MKIKPIGNRLVLKSLKKQEKTISGIIIPESSKETPVFAEVIEISKDLENLNDIKLGDRVLYTKYKATIVKEKEEEYIVIDKEDILAIIEE
- a CDS encoding DNA-3-methyladenine glycosylase family protein, with the translated sequence MKYIIEKKEDYLLIKGLKDFNLTHIFECGQAFRWEKTQDQSYIVIAFGKVIELKHDVNGDLIVFNSSENDFINIWHNYFDLNRDYSKLKNDLKLTRAYSKNDSLKDAMNFGYGIRILNQEKFETIISFIISANNQIPRIKNSIRLLSENYGEFIEEYKGNKYYSFPKAEVLAKADPEEVKEICRVGFRNTRIVDCSEMYIGTPEIFDENLDDLTLGNNLLTVPGIGPKVRDCILLFGYARGETFPVDVWVKRLMETLYIGNTLPNSKILEEGTNYFGKLRGYAQQYLFYYARENKIGK
- a CDS encoding class B sortase — protein: MKKAKKTILTLVQIILVAIIIYSVYEIGTYYYQNYRSTKKLNEVSEQVTKIEKDIEVNNKGKELSKKEKDKLAKKIIADLKKRNKDIKAFIKAKDFKVNFPATYLFEDNETYLFSDLDGNWSRPGTLMVNGYNNPDFSDMNTTIFGHNLRTNPEMYAPMFKLLLTLENKDIVNSKDEFIIEVYTEQGYHEYKIFTAYYSDVNDYYIQANRNKDEWVEYLNKVKNKSINKFKYEPKFTENSKILTLSTCDNETLEGRFVVHAVEVE
- a CDS encoding MFS transporter, which gives rise to MKKIYRLLLLVLILNIADSIFYMSMLWYINNNFKDSYFLGLFFSITLIPDIFIFFLGPIIDKFSTKKLLYISIFTQISCLLFFILFNQYLSIGILLFIIFISTTASTFSYVIQGTLIPKIVDKNEILFANSIFEFSSKVLDSFLNSIISIIIASFGIFILFRYDVLIFILSLLVLSGVKLKFQTKVDNTEDKYNFKKYKLELKEGLTFVNNNSLLRDVTLIFLIINFFNAIQAVAYPIYSKIYFNGEVYYGLLLSVKGISGIIGSIVSSYVIRKISKSNLLGFLLLLNGVVWFVAIFTRNIYLNLALFFIGYFAMSIYNIGFSSIFRIVPPEELLGRVNSTVDSLIAVAMPLGSYIAGIIITDNIMYVMTILPLSMFVGGIYFIKHQKLNEFYL